The Thomasclavelia ramosa DSM 1402 genome includes a region encoding these proteins:
- a CDS encoding MATE family efflux transporter: MFSNKALKKLILPLIIEQILIMAVGVADTVMVSYAGEVAISGVGLVDMFNNLIITVLAAIDAGGAIIVSQYIGNKDRKNANKASSQLLTITIVIATVIMLGCLVFHRILLSTFFGAIEMDVMKAATTYFLISAISFPFLGVYNSAAALYRSMEKTRTTMYVSILMNIINVVGNYIGVFILHAGVAGVAVPTLISRIVAAIIMFALSLNSSNLVYVKIKNVFAWNQEMISRILKIAVPNGIENGLFTLGRVLVTSIVALFGTSQIAANSVAGSIDQIAVVVVNAINLGIVVVVGQCIGANDYEQAKYYIKKLMKISYIVTGIIGSAVILLLPWILNLYSLSSEARNLTFILVIMHNIMATALHPTAFVLPNGLRAAGDVKFSMVVGIVSMILFRLGAAVLFGIIFNLGIIGVWIAMGSDWLCRSVCFVIRFIKGKWRQFKVI, translated from the coding sequence ATGTTTTCTAATAAGGCATTAAAAAAACTAATTTTACCACTGATCATTGAACAAATTTTAATCATGGCAGTAGGAGTAGCTGATACTGTAATGGTATCTTATGCAGGTGAGGTGGCTATTTCAGGTGTTGGATTAGTAGATATGTTCAATAATTTAATCATTACTGTACTAGCTGCTATTGATGCTGGTGGAGCGATAATTGTTTCACAATATATTGGAAATAAAGATCGAAAGAATGCTAACAAAGCATCTAGTCAGCTTTTGACGATTACAATAGTAATTGCTACTGTAATTATGCTGGGGTGTCTCGTATTTCATCGTATACTCCTTAGTACATTTTTTGGTGCGATTGAAATGGATGTTATGAAAGCAGCAACGACGTATTTTCTAATTTCAGCTATTTCTTTTCCATTTTTAGGTGTGTATAATTCAGCAGCGGCATTATATAGATCAATGGAAAAAACAAGAACTACGATGTATGTATCAATCTTAATGAATATTATTAATGTTGTTGGAAATTATATTGGGGTATTTATTTTACATGCTGGAGTAGCAGGGGTAGCTGTACCAACATTGATATCAAGGATTGTTGCAGCGATTATTATGTTCGCATTATCACTAAACTCATCTAATTTAGTTTATGTAAAGATTAAAAACGTATTTGCATGGAATCAAGAAATGATTAGTAGAATTTTAAAAATTGCAGTACCTAATGGAATTGAAAATGGATTATTTACGCTTGGTCGGGTGTTAGTAACGAGTATTGTTGCTTTATTTGGGACAAGTCAAATTGCTGCTAATAGCGTTGCTGGAAGTATTGATCAAATTGCAGTTGTTGTTGTAAATGCAATTAATTTGGGTATTGTAGTTGTTGTAGGACAATGTATTGGAGCCAATGATTATGAGCAGGCAAAATACTATATAAAAAAATTAATGAAAATATCCTATATTGTCACAGGAATCATTGGCAGTGCTGTTATATTGTTATTGCCGTGGATCTTGAATCTATATTCTTTATCAAGTGAAGCAAGAAATTTAACTTTTATTTTAGTTATTATGCATAATATCATGGCAACAGCATTACATCCAACTGCTTTTGTTTTACCAAATGGATTACGGGCTGCTGGTGATGTTAAATTTTCAATGGTTGTTGGAATTGTATCGATGATCTTATTTAGACTAGGTGCAGCCGTGTTATTTGGAATTATCTTTAATCTAGGAATTATTGGTGTATGGATTGCAATGGGGTCTGACTGGTTATGTCGTTCAGTTTGTTTTGTAATAAGATTTATAAAAGGTAAATGGCGTCAATTTAAAGTTATTTAA
- a CDS encoding tyrosine-type recombinase/integrase: MKTKKFKEISNEWIELKKLSVKYPTIAKYRVVIDTQLAHQFNDYTMEQFNEDIIIAYFNKLSTKENYANSTLLSIRYVLRAIINYSHQKYKTNNCSFELIKIAKKQRQINTLSNSQKINLSNYCFNNFQPISIAVAISLYTGLRIGEICALKWEDINFEDNYIYVYKTVERLKSKEDTGNKTALMILNPKTSSSKRIVPIPLFLNEFLVNYKSRYQIEDNNVFIITGNNKIPDPRTTQYRFNKLCKQFDFNTNFHTLRHSYATNCVMNEVDTKSLSEMLGHSNVGTTLNLYVHSSLEFKKKQINKISRL; this comes from the coding sequence ATGAAGACAAAAAAATTTAAAGAAATATCAAATGAATGGATTGAGTTAAAAAAGCTATCAGTAAAATATCCGACAATTGCTAAATATAGAGTCGTTATTGACACACAGTTAGCCCATCAATTCAATGATTATACGATGGAACAGTTTAATGAAGATATTATCATTGCCTATTTTAATAAACTGTCTACTAAAGAAAACTATGCCAATAGTACCCTTCTAAGTATTCGATATGTATTAAGAGCCATTATTAATTATTCTCATCAAAAATATAAAACTAATAATTGTAGTTTTGAGCTAATTAAAATTGCCAAGAAACAAAGACAAATTAATACGTTGTCTAATTCTCAAAAAATCAATTTATCTAACTACTGCTTTAATAATTTTCAACCAATCTCTATAGCTGTTGCCATTTCTTTATATACCGGTCTTCGGATTGGTGAAATTTGTGCTTTAAAATGGGAAGATATTAATTTTGAAGACAACTATATTTATGTATATAAAACAGTTGAACGTTTAAAAAGCAAGGAGGACACCGGTAATAAAACTGCACTCATGATACTTAACCCTAAAACCAGTTCATCTAAAAGAATTGTTCCTATTCCATTATTTCTTAATGAATTCTTAGTTAATTATAAAAGTCGATATCAAATCGAAGATAATAATGTTTTTATCATTACCGGCAATAATAAAATACCTGATCCCAGAACAACTCAGTATCGTTTTAACAAATTATGTAAACAGTTTGATTTTAATACTAACTTCCATACTCTTCGCCATTCTTATGCTACTAATTGCGTTATGAACGAAGTGGATACTAAATCACTTAGTGAAATGCTTGGTCATTCAAATGTAGGAACCACGCTTAATCTTTATGTACATTCAAGTTTAGAATTTAAAAAGAAACAAATTAATAAAATTTCCAGACTATAA
- a CDS encoding IS3 family transposase — translation MHEQFKATIIKYIEYYNNEKINTKRKGLSSLACRLQTFSRFSFNLICLTFW, via the coding sequence TTGCATGAACAATTCAAAGCTACAATTATTAAATATATCGAGTATTATAATAATGAGAAAATTAATACAAAAAGAAAAGGATTGAGTTCGCTTGCATGTAGACTACAGACCTTTTCAAGATTCAGTTTTAATTTAATATGTCTAACTTTTTGGTGA
- a CDS encoding DAK2 domain-containing protein, with protein sequence MKVVTGKLFKEMVLCGANTLHNNHPEIDALNVFPVPDGDTGTNMSLTFSAGAKEIEGMDSNNIGEISKKLSKGLLMGARGNSGVILSQIFRGVSMALQGHEEADAVLWAQALESGAKVAYKAVMRPVEGTILTVIRESSEAVVKYAKPGMEIEDVFSYFVKEAEASLERTPELLPVLKEVGVVDSGGAGLLLVFTGFLAGLAGETVDYVEIKSSDSAMNAVADIEGGEEGYGYCTEFIVRLEPSLVDKFKEEQLKKELARIPGESIVVVQDEDIVKVHVHTLKPGNALNIAQRFGEFVKLKIENMQEQADTIQSNAGTIVGVDDNAKPKREAKETAVISVCAGDGLKDAFLELHCDYVVSGGQTMNPSAEDMVQAVRDVNAKNVIILPNNSNIVMTAQQTATILEDEVNVIVIPTKTIPQGLSACIMFNPDASLDDNVAEMTEAVGNVKTGQVTFAIKDTNIDGVEIKANDYMALVEKDIVACKDNKLKALKVVLEKLVDEDAELITLIYGEDVNDDDIEEIESFVEDNFEAELEVVNGKQPVYSFIVGVE encoded by the coding sequence ATGAAAGTTGTAACTGGAAAATTATTTAAAGAGATGGTTTTATGTGGCGCAAATACGTTGCATAATAATCATCCTGAAATTGATGCATTAAATGTCTTTCCTGTACCTGATGGTGATACTGGAACAAATATGTCTTTGACATTTTCTGCTGGTGCTAAAGAAATTGAGGGAATGGATTCAAATAATATTGGAGAAATTTCAAAAAAATTATCTAAGGGACTTTTAATGGGAGCTCGAGGAAATTCTGGAGTTATCTTATCACAAATTTTTAGAGGGGTTTCAATGGCACTTCAAGGTCATGAAGAAGCTGACGCAGTACTTTGGGCTCAAGCACTAGAAAGTGGTGCAAAAGTTGCTTATAAAGCTGTTATGCGTCCTGTTGAAGGAACTATTTTAACAGTGATTAGAGAATCGAGTGAAGCGGTAGTAAAATACGCAAAGCCTGGAATGGAAATTGAAGATGTTTTCTCTTATTTTGTTAAAGAAGCAGAGGCTTCATTAGAAAGAACACCGGAATTATTACCAGTTTTAAAAGAAGTTGGAGTAGTAGATAGTGGTGGAGCAGGACTACTATTAGTTTTTACTGGCTTTTTAGCTGGATTAGCAGGAGAAACAGTCGATTATGTAGAAATTAAATCATCTGATTCCGCGATGAATGCTGTAGCTGATATTGAAGGTGGAGAAGAAGGTTATGGATATTGTACAGAGTTTATTGTTCGTCTAGAGCCTTCTTTGGTTGATAAATTTAAAGAGGAGCAATTAAAGAAAGAATTAGCGAGAATTCCTGGTGAAAGTATTGTTGTTGTTCAAGATGAAGATATCGTTAAAGTTCATGTTCATACTTTAAAACCTGGTAATGCTTTAAACATTGCTCAACGATTTGGTGAATTTGTTAAACTGAAAATTGAAAATATGCAAGAACAGGCAGATACTATTCAAAGTAATGCAGGAACGATTGTCGGAGTTGATGACAATGCTAAACCAAAACGTGAAGCTAAAGAAACAGCAGTTATCTCTGTTTGTGCAGGTGATGGTCTAAAGGATGCTTTTTTAGAACTACATTGTGATTATGTTGTTAGTGGTGGACAAACAATGAATCCATCAGCTGAGGATATGGTTCAAGCAGTTAGAGATGTAAATGCGAAAAATGTAATTATTCTTCCAAACAATTCTAATATTGTGATGACTGCGCAACAAACAGCAACAATTTTAGAAGATGAAGTAAATGTTATTGTTATTCCAACGAAAACTATTCCTCAAGGGTTATCAGCATGTATCATGTTTAATCCTGATGCTTCATTGGATGATAATGTTGCTGAAATGACAGAAGCAGTAGGAAATGTAAAAACAGGACAAGTAACTTTTGCAATTAAAGATACTAATATCGATGGTGTAGAAATTAAAGCTAACGACTATATGGCTTTGGTGGAAAAAGATATTGTTGCTTGTAAAGATAATAAATTAAAAGCATTAAAAGTTGTTTTAGAAAAACTAGTAGATGAGGATGCTGAATTGATTACATTGATTTATGGTGAAGACGTAAATGATGATGACATTGAAGAAATTGAAAGTTTTGTTGAAGATAATTTTGAGGCTGAATTAGAAGTAGTAAATGGTAAACAGCCTGTTTATTCATTTATAGTTGGTGTCGAATAA